Genomic DNA from Ictidomys tridecemlineatus isolate mIctTri1 unplaced genomic scaffold, mIctTri1.hap1 Scaffold_51, whole genome shotgun sequence:
CATTGTAAATGTTACacagttctttgcttttattatctAGACTTATTCCTAAAcatatttcagaaatatcttttttggAAGGACCTAGAAGTCTCAGTGGCATTGTTCAGCTGCCTGCCCTgataatttcttttatgattctCATGAATCTCCCCTTTTCATGTCCACCTTAGCTATTCATATTCTTATTCTGAATATTGTTTAGACagtttaaaataacttaaatgatttttccttcagtttttcccctttcctttaaattatgtatgcatTGCATACCTGTATCACAACAGTcaaggggttttttgtttgttttttagaaagtaTCACTGTGTTGCCCACACCGGCCTTAAACTCTTaggctcctgccttagccttcccagtAGGTGGTACACGTGACCCTTGGTTGGCTTCTGTGAGCTGCCCTGGCAGGTTAATCCTGCCCCAGGGAGACCATGGGTCCTGATTTATATCCACTGGGTCCACCCCAGCGAGGAGCCTGGGCTTCTGACTAGCCTCTGAAGCAGGTTGTCTTGCCTGTCCCCAGGCAAACAGGGTCAGAGCTGAGCTGGGCTAGAGGACATGCAGCTGGCAGGTGCCCTGGCCACAGAACTGCTGCTGGTGTGTGTGGGGTCGTGGTGGAGGCTCCCCTGCATACAGGCATGCTTGGAGCTGTGGCATGGTGGGCACTGATGGCTGGTCTCCTTCCAGAGCTGAAAGAGCTCTTCACATGTTTCTGATTCCGGGCTGCATCAGAGGCATGACCTCGGTCTTTCCCTTTCTTGGCCATGTTTTGGGGGCACTGTGTCTGGCCTGATGAAGGCTAGGGTCTCTGCTCTTTCTTGCCTGCTTGGGCTTTGCCACACGTATGCAAGTGCTGCCTGATGTGAGTCATAAAGACCCACATGTGTGTTTTCTTCTGGAAACTTGGTGGTAGCTCTGAAGTTGAGGACTTTGGTTCCCTTGGAGGGAATTTGTGAGTTTGAGGTAAGGCTCCAAGTTCACTCTTTCTTAACACCATTTGTAAAAgactattttcttccattttattgtcTAAGAAATCTTGTAAAGTCCCCCAATTTTACCTGAATGTCACTGAGAACATGGCAAGAAGGGCCAGGGGTCTCGGGTCCTTGGCTAAGGTGCAGCTGCCATTCAGCTCCCACTGGCCCCAGGCCCAGAGCCCCACCTCCCAACCATCCTGCTGGGGTAGCGTCTCAGCATGGGCACTCTGGGGACTCTCGCTTGGCCCACAGTGGTGGAAGTCCAGCTTGTTGCCCCTTCTTGGCCAGAAATTCAAGTCTCTTTCTCTTGGTTTTGAGGcttgtgtctccaacctctcatgcCCTGGTGGGATGGAACCAGAAGGTTCTGCCACTGTCCCTGTCTGCTGTTTCTGGAGACTCAGGTCATATGACATTTTGTGCTGGGCCTAAGAGGCTTGCAGTTAGTTATTGGTGTGGAAGAACGAGGCTGGGAACAGCAGGGGTGGGCAGGCCCAGGAGGGCGCGTCCCCCTGAAATCCCAAAGTCCTGAGCCTCCTCCACTCACTTTTCCTCCCCAGTGACCAGCACAGACTACGACACTGCCGCAGACGCCATGGAGACCTCATCCTACTTCAGTGCCCAGGGATACCTGTCTAGGTGGGGCCACACAGACAGTGGCCCAGGGCCTCCCGGGAAGTGGTGATCTGGGCTGGGTGGCTTAGATCGACTTTCCCAAGCCTGCAGCTTTCAGTCAGACCCTGGCCGTTTCTGTCCCTCTGCTCCTCCACTCAGCATACAGGGAACCTCAAACCTATCCGCCTCTGACCTTCACCCCGTGGGCCCTCCTGCCTGGACCCTCAGCCTGCTCCACTTTATGGCTACTcccttatttgtcttttttgccaGCCGGGAGCAAGAGGGAACCGAATCAGATGAGAGGCAGCTGCCCCAGGTGGTGGAGGAGCTGAGGGACCTCCAGGTGGCCCCTGGTACACGCCTGGCCAAATTTCAGCTCAAAGTGAAAGGTGAGGTGCTGGGGAGTGGGCACCATagctggagggaggccaggagctgTCTCCCATTGGTTACACATGGGAAGGGCCTGACCAGTGGAGGTCAGGAGGTCATGTGTGCCTGCTGCTGGGCAACAAGAGgctgccaccccacccccacaccagaGGCTCGCTGGCCTCTGAGCAACCTCTTTTCTGGGCCTTTGTCTGTCTCCCATCAAAAGAGTATAGTGCCCATTGAGAATGGTCATGTGCTGACCACTCTCCTCCATGGGGTAGGCTACCCAGTCCCCAGATTGTACTGGTTCAAAGATGGCCAGCCCCTGTCTACATCTGCCCACATTCGCATGGCTGACAAGAAGACACTGCACACCCTGGAGATCGTCTCTGTCACCCGGGAGGACGTGGGCCAGTATGCAGCCTATATCAGCAATGCTGTTGGTGCTGCCTAGTCATCTGCCCATCTGCTGGTCCGAGGTGTGTGCCCTGAAGGAGTGAGCAGTGCCACATGTACTGCATGCCAGGCCCCATCAGGCCGGGGCCCAGCCCATTGCCCTATGCACAGTGGCACAGATGGCAGAATTGCCCCACAGGAGTGGGTGCCCAGTGGGGCTTGGACGCCCTGAGTGATGAGCAGGCTCTTGGGGGAAGCGGACGAACACTGGGCCCAGCAGACCTGCACAAAGCCCCAGTGGCAGCTCTGACAAGAAAActcctgtgtctttattttcCCAAACGTTCTGAGCACTGAGAGCTGACTCCTAGTTTGACCCATACTGGTCCTGCGGAGAGACTGTTGCTgggtcctcctcctgcctctcagggTGCAGCCCCAGCTGCCATCTCCCAGTGCCCATGTGGTTCTAGGCGGGGCCCCAGATTCCCAGTGGGCACAGGGAGGGTGGGGATGTCACACGGATGTACACTGGAGTGTGAGTTCTTTGGCCTCCCGGCCAAAGTTTCAGGCAGGGTAATGGACCTTTGACCATGGGTGGGGCCATGCCCAGGTCCCCCCACTGGGCAGTAGGACAGGACCTTCCCACATGTAGGGAAGCAAGGGAATCTGTGCATGCTGCACATCTGACTCCCTCTGCACTTTTCAGGTCCTGATGAACCAGAAGAGAAGTCAGCATCAGGTGAGATGGCCCTGTGGGCAGACAGAGGCTGGGTGGATTGTGGGCATGAGGCCAGAGTggaccagccctgggcctggtagCGGTGGAGGTGCAGGAAGAGGGCTCTCTGGGGCCACAGGCACAGGTCGCAGAGAACTACCTGGGGTTCCCAGAACAAGGACATCAGGACGTGGGAGCTGAAGGAGGGGTGCTGGGTGTCTCCATGGCTGTCCTTGCTCTCCCAGATGTGTGTGAGCAATTGGTGCCACCCCGCATCCTGGAGAGGTTCACCCCCAAGAAAGTGAAGAGGGGCTCCAGCATCACATTCTCGGTGAAGGTGGAAGGTGGGCATCCTCACTCCCCGGAGAAAGATCACCCCCCCCCAGAGTCCCCATGCCACCCTCCCACAGTCCACCCATGCCACCCTGCATGGCCTCCTGCTCCACCCCTCATATCACTCTTGCCAAGCACCCTCTTCTGGAGGCCCATAGCCAGTGGGGCTGTGTACCCACTGAGCCCTCTCCTGCCCACAGGATGCCAGGCCCCCACCATACACTGGCTCAAGGAGGAGGCCGAGAGAGGCGTGCTGTGGATTGGCCCAAACACCCCAGGCTACACTATGGCCAGCTCTGCTCAGCAGCACAGCCTGGTCCTGCTAGATGTGGGCCGGCAACACCAGGGCACCTACACGTGCATTGCCACCAAGGCCGCTGGCCAGGCCCTCTGCTCTGCCAGCCTGCATGTCTCAGGCAGTGAGTAGGGAGCCTGGGTGTGGTGAGGGACCAGCTTGGGATGTATGGCCTTCACCCACCTCTGATCCTTCGCCTGCAGAGCCCAAGAGCAgtctgggcccagtggtgcaggCCAGTTTGGCCTGGAACCTCAGCCCTGCCTGCATGGTGCACAGATGGCCTGCAGGCCCTGCCCAGAGCCCTCTGTTCAGCCCCTCTGAGCGATGGTGCTTGGAGGGCAGGCCTGTCCCCCAACCCCATGGGTGACCAAGTGCTGAGAGTGGACAGGGAGGTGGGCGCTTAGGCACAGACCCTTGCCAGGGCTTCTTAGGGACAGTGCAGGCAGGGCCCCCAGGGTGGTCTAGATGTCCTGGGTAGGGGTCCCAGCCCAGGACTCAAGGTATCGGAGTACAGGACTGGTCCTGACAGCTCCCCTGGATCTCTGGACAGTGcccaaggaggaggagcaggagaagatgAAGGAGGCTCTCATTTCTACCTTCCTACAGGGGTGAGTGGGTGCCCTGACTGACTTACCCAGTGGGCTAGGGTGGTGTAGCCCTGTGGGTGGCCACTCCCTTCCCTGTGCAGCTTCTCCACACTATCAAATGAAGTTTTTATGGGCCCCTTCTGGTGTGGAGCCACTGATTGTGGTGTCCTGGCCCCTAGGCCCCCCTCTATGGGGAGCAGAGTGGTGGGGTCCAAGCTGGGCTGGCAGGacacccctcctcccctcaggACCACCCAAGCCATCTCAGCACAGATGTCAGAGTCTGCTGGTCTCACCGGCCTTGCTGGGCAGAGGAAAGGTATGCCCGGGTTGGGTGCAGGGGAGGCCGCCCTTTGGACCTGAGCAGCCTGGGCTCTAGGTTCCTGTCCTCTCATGGCCAGCTCCCAGCTCTGGTTGGAGTCAGAGCTATTTCTGACCTCTGTGGTCAGGGGGCCCATGCCCAGTGGGCTATGTTAAGAAGAGCCACAAAGTCACCTCGGCccccacagccccaaccctgccTCAAGCCTGATGCCAGGCTggaccctgcccagccctgtcctcagctccctcaccatctgcctgcagccctgcctgccacCTGCTGCCCCTTAGCTGTGCTTGCCATTCTCTGGCCACTTGCTGCCTCTTCTGTCCAGACCCGCTCCCTTCATTCTCATCCCTGGTCACAGGCTCTGCATCCTGCTGACCTCACTGGTCTCTTCCTGCTGGCACCACCTCATGGTCTCCCTGCCAGGGCCTGGTCTCCTGCTCACCATCAGCCCCTAGGAGAATTgcagtgaacttttgggggaagcATGACCCCACAGTGTTGTGTTTGTTCCCCCAGGGGAGGCCCTGGTGGCTGAGGAGGCCCATAGCCACCTGTCCCTCACTGAGGTGGCTACAGAGGAATTCCTACAGAAACTCACCTCCCAGATCACTGAGATGGTGTCGGCCAAGATCACACAGGGTGAGGGGGCCAGGATGGGACCCCCCCAACCACAGGGGAGGCTGGGaccctgtgtcctcacatggggCCTAGCTAGGACTCTGTGCCTGGGAGCCCTGGAGACTGGCTGGGTGGTAGGCAGTAGGGGGACAGCCTTCCAGGGACATCACAACTCTTGTGTTCGCCCAGCCAAGCTGCAGGTGCCTGGAGGTGACAGTGATGAGGAGTCCAAGACTCTGTCCATCTCCCCCCGGCATGGCCGGTCGCGGCCCTCCTCCAGCGTCCAGGAGTCATCCTCAGAGTCAGAGGATGGGGACTCCCAAGGAGAGGTGGGTGGGCTAGGACCCTTAGGAACAGGGCTTGGGGCCTGACTTGCTGAAGAGACAATGGGGGGCTGCAAGGGCCTGGTGCtaccaaggaagggacatcaccccCAGAGACACCAAGGGACACCAGAGGTTAGAGCAGAGGGCAGGGTCTCTGCACGTGGGTTCCTGCAGAGCACTACCTCTGATGTCACTCTCACTGCC
This window encodes:
- the LOC144373832 gene encoding telokin-like gives rise to the protein MATPLFVFFASREQEGTESDERQLPQVVEELRDLQVAPGTRLAKFQLKVKGYPVPRLYWFKDGQPLSTSAHIRMADKKTLHTLEIVSVTREDVGQYAAYISNAVGAA